Within Paenibacillus sabinae T27, the genomic segment TCCGCCTTCGATCAGGATATAATAGCGTGCCAGCCCGATCGATGCCGTTCCCGAACCTTCTTTTACCGCGATGTCTTTGATGTCGTAATGCTCCGGCTCCGATCTCCGGGAATTTAGCGTCTCGAGATAGAACGGCCACGCCTGTTCTAATCTTTCCTGTTCGGCTCTCCCGGGCACCTGCAGCTCCGAGGTTTCAAGAAATATCCGGTCATTCTGCATGAAGGCGGTCACCTTCTCCAGAAAATGCGCCGCTTTGCGCTTTTCCAGTTTACGCAGCAGTTTTTTGACGGGCCCCTTCGCCGAATCCTCATCGATCATGAATTTGCCCGGATCATCTTTGCCATCACAAAAAGCCTGAATCTGCCGGTAATACGCCTTTACATAAGTTTCCACACCGTCCAATTGATCCTCGCGGGTGTAGCCGAGCTCCCGGCAGACCAGGATAATGCTGACAGACATCCTCAGGAGATCGTAAAGATAGGACCCCACATAGCCTTCGTCAAAATCATTGACATCATAGACCAGATTTCCGTCTTCATTACGAAAAGCGCCGAAATTCTCGAAATGCAAATCCCCCTGAATCCAGGTGGGGCGCTCGGGTGAGGAATGGTAGGGGAAATACTGGCGTGTAGCATCAAAATAGAACAAATAGGCGCTGCCCCGGAAAAAAGAGAATGGGCTCAGCCGCATTTTGGCGTATTTCTCGGTTCTTTTGCCGTCGTCAAGCTTCATAATTTCGCCGTCAAACTCGTTAAAAATGGAGATCAGCGCCTGCTTGCGCAGCTTCGTCCGTGTGCGGATCACACCTTCGGTAATGTTATGGTCGATCATCCCGGGCCTCCTCTGTTTATTTGTGCGTACTTCTATTAACCGTAATCTGTATATATTATTTTTGCAATGGTCCTTGAAACTAAGCATAGAAGAAGGACTCCCTAGCGGAGCCCTTCCAGTGTAATAAGTTCTTCGATTTTTTCTTGATGAAACGTGATTCTGTCAGCAGCTATTCCTCGTAAATGACGACGGAACGGCTTTCCGCTTCCCACTTGACCGTTGCCTTAAGCGATTCGCTTACGAAGCGGACAGGCACAACCGTGGTGCCGTTCACAACGGCAGGAGCAGTCTGCAGAGCAACTTTTTTGCCGTTTACGTAAGCGGTCTTACTGCCAATGACGAGCTTGACGGCGATTCCGCCGCGGGTGATGGTCACGGATTGCTTTTGTTTGTTCCAGGTGACCTTGGCGCCCAGCTCTTCGGCGATGGCCCTGAAAGGAACAAGCGTTGTTCCGCCCTGAAGAACAGGAGCCGATCCGGCGTCAGGCTGTTCCCCGTTAACATACAGCCGGATGCCTTTTTTTCCTAATTTATCATAGAGTTTACCCAGCTTTTTGTAGGAGTCGAGGTTCTTGACATTCGCCTTGATGGCTTCCTGGTGGACATATACCGCGTCGGTTACGCTGCCGCTTTGTTCCAGCATTTCGGCGACGGCTGTCAGCGCCGCATCCTTGTCCTTGATGGCTTCCAGCCTGGCTTTCATTTCAGGAGTCAGCTCGGTGGAGTAATTCGTGAGCAGCAGTTCGGCAAGAACGGCTCCGGCCGGCTTGTCTTCCACATTTTCTATGGCTTTTAGCAGACCTTTGTAACCGTTGTGGCCTTTATATGTACTTGTTGTTGCGGTTTCCTGATACGTAGCGTCCGTAACTGACTTCTTCTTGCTCTCTTTGCTCTCGGATCTCTCCTCGGCCTTGTCATATTGGCCTTTGTTCGAGGCGTCATTTTTCTGGCTTTGCCCGTTGCCGCTAGAGTGATCGGATTTGGCCAGCGCCGAACCGGCCATTAGGCTTGTCGCCAGCATACAGGTTAAGAGGATTATCCAGCTTTTTTTCATTTGTTATTTGCCCTCCTTGATCGAATGTATTTATTTTATCGGTTTAGGAGAGACACATTTAAGAAAGCACGGAATAATTGGTTCAAACATCCTATAAGGCAGTCCTTTTTATTAATAGAAGTTAGCCTTCTTCGACGGAGCGGCTGGCTAGTTCCGCCGCCGCTAACCGGGGGCTTGAGGCGGAGGCAATGGTGGAAATGACCGAAATGCCGTCTGCGCCAGCGGCCAGAACAGGGCTAGCGTTGCTAACGGTAATGCCGCCGATGCCGACAATAGGAATGGAGATGCCTTCTCTGCGCAGGTTCTCAATGAGAACCGTGCCCTGGACCGGCCGGGCATCGTCTTTGGACGATGTCGGGTAGACAGGGCCGATCCCGAGATAGTCGGCGCCGTCGGCGATAGCTTGCCGGACTTCCTCCGGCGTATGGGCGGACACGCCGATGATTTTATCGCTGCCAAGCTGCTCACGCAGAATCCGGGCAGGTTCGTCATCCTGGCCGACGTGCACGCCGTCCGCGTCAAGCGCGATCGCCAGGTCGATATCGTCGTTGACGATAAAAGGGACGCCGTGGGCCCGGCAGATCCCCTGAAGCTCCCGGGCGAGGTCCAGCTTGGCTGCGCCAGTCAGCGCGCCGGTGCCTTTTTCACGGAATTGAAAGATCGTGACTCCTCCAGCAATCGCCTCCTCAAGCACTTCGGCGGCCGGACGGCGGCAGTTGACGCTGCCCATAATGAAATAGACCTTGAGGAGGCTGCGTACGTATTCGCTGTCCAGTCTTTCATCGCCGCTCAATGGGGAGCCGGAGAGTGGGTTCCGTTCGCTCATTGCCGCTCACTTCCTTCAGCGCGCAGCCTGCGGCCGTACGCGAAATGGTTGGTCGGTCCGTGCCCGGACCCGATGCCAAGTCCGTCTTCGATCGCCGCCCGGATGAACGCCTTGGCGGTACGGACGGCTTCCGCCGCCGAATGTCCCTTCGCGAGTTCCGCTGTCAAAGCGGCCGAATAGGTGCAGCCCGTTCCGTGCGTATGCCGGGTGTCGATTCTCGGGCTTTCCATGTACACAAATTCCCGGCCGTCGTACAGCACATCCGTGACGATGCCGTTTTCGCTGCCATGGCCGCCCTTGATGACCACGCTCTGAGATCCCATTTGCCGGATTCTTTTGGCCGCTTCCTCGCAGTCCTGTAGATTAGCTATGCTCATGTCGGCAAGAATTTCCGCTTCCGGAATGTTCGGCGTGGTTACCAGGGCGAGAGGGAGCAGGTGGTCAATAAGGGACTGAACCGCCTCCCGCAGCAGCAGCGACGACCCGCCTTTGGCGACCATAACCGGATCAATTACGAGATTGTTCCAACCGTACTGCCGGATTTTATCCGCAACGGTCCGGATAATGTCGCTGCTGAACAGCATGCCGGTCTTGACCGCATCCGGGGTCAAATCCTCGCCGACCGAATCCAGCTGCTGAGCCACGGCCGCAGGTTCAAGCGGGTATACGCCCTGAACGCCGAGCGTATTCTGCGCCGTCACTGCGGTCAGCGCAGACATGCCGTAGACGCCCAGCTCCTGGAACGTCTTGAGGTCGGCCTGGATTCCCGCGCCACCGCCGCTGTCCGAGCCGGCGATCGTCAACGCTTTGTATATGTTCATCATTTAGTCTCCTTTGCTGAGTAGTTCTGTTTACGCCTCGCGGAGTTTCGACCGCTTGCCGTATTCTTCCGGCGTAAGCAGAGCCAGCTGGTTCAGGAATTCGATCTGGAAGCTGCCCGGACCCTGGGAAGCCGTCTTCTCCGCCGCGATTTCGGCGGCGACGCCGTAGAAGGAGAGGGCTTCGGCCGCCGCTTCCAGCGGAGCGTCCCCAGCGACCGCCAGGAAAGCGGCAACGACGGAGCTGAGCAGACATCCGGTACCGGTCACTTTGGTCAGGATGGGGTCGCCGTTGGCCGCGATATACGTCTTCTCGCCATCGGTGATAATGTCCTCTTTTCCGGTTACAATGACGATGCATCCGAGCTTCTTCGCCGCTTTCACGGCCACTACGGCATGATCGCCGTCGCCTGCTCCGGCGTCTACGCCCTTGATGGACCATTTCTCCCCGATCACGTTGGCAACTTCGGCCACATTTCCCCGCAGCGCGGTAATCTTCATCTCCGAGACAAGGCGATGGGTGACTTCGGTCCGAAAGGCTGTTGCGCCAGCTCCCACCGGATCAAGAACGACCGGCACACCATGCTTGTTGGCCGACTGTCCGGCAATCAGCATGGCCTTGATGGAGTGATCGTTAAGCGTGCCGATGTTGATCAGAACGGCGCCGGACATCGCGGCGACATCCGCCACCTCTTCATGCGAATCCGCCATAAACGGCGAAGCCCCCAGCGCGAGCAGACCGTTCGCAGTAAAGTTGGTGACGACGATGTTGGTAATGTTGTGGATGAGCGGATTGTTATCCCGAAGCTTCGTAATAAATGACATTTCAATTCCTCCTAAATGAAATAGATTTACTTATAAATTGACAAAAGCGTCCCCGGCTTCGATCCCAGCAGGCAGCAGTCCGTTATCGGAAAGCCACTGTTGCACCTTATCCCATGAGGCGGGGTCCTGATAGCCGAAAGGCTTATCGCCAGCGTCCATCAGCGGGAGCAGCACTTTCAGACTCTGCGCTTCAATGTCCTTGTCGAGCGGGGCGGTCGCGTCTTCATGCTTCAGCAGGATCGCCAGCGCATCGTCAGGATGCTCTTGAACATACGCCTGGCCTTCCTGCATCGCTGCCAAAAATTTGCCGAAATCGTCCTTACGGGTGCCGATTCCTTCGTCGCTTGCGACCAGCACCAGCTCGGAGTAGTCGGGTACGCCATATTTCGCCGGGTCGATGGAGTTGACAGGATGGCCTTCTTTTTGCAAAATAAGCTGCTCGTGGTTGATGAACGCGCCCATAATGGCGTCGGTCTGTCCGGTGGAAATGGCCGGGATCAAATCGTAGCCCACATCCACGAAATTCACTTTGTCCGGATCTCCGCCATCGGCTTTGACCATCGTCTTGACCATCGCCTCATACAGCGGGATGGAGGAATAGCCGATATTTTTGCCTGCCAAATCTTTAGGACTATGTATGGAGCTGTCTGCAGGCACCATCAGGTGGGTTAGCGGATGACGGACAATGGCGGCCAGCGCTTTGACGGGAATCTTCTCCCCCCGGGCCATCAGTACCTGCGGCTGGTAGCTCAGCGCCAGATCAACCTTGCCGGCGGCGACGAGCTTCAGGGCGTCATTCGTGTCGGCCGGCATTTGAATCTCTACATCAAGTCCCTGCTTGGCGAAATACCCTTGTTCCTGGGCGGCGTACAAAAAAGAATGCACGGCGTTCGGATACCAGTCGAGCATAAGCGTCAGCTTGTGAGCAGGTTCGGCCGGGCTGGCCGATGCAATGGGGGCTTGTGAGGGCGCGGAGGAAGCCGCCGCATCGCCGGACGGCGAAGAGCCTCCACAAGCGGTTGTCACAAACAGCATCGTTAGGGCAGACAGCAGCATAGCTTTACTTCGGGTAAAAAATTTCATCAATATGTACCTCTTTTCTTAAGAATCTGATGTTCCAGCAGCCGGACTGTGAGAAAAAGGGCGATGCCGAGCGCCGAGAGCAGGGCAATCGCGGCGAACATTTCGGCGCTGTGCAGGCTTCCGGCCATCCGGCGGCTGTAATAACCGAGACCGCGCGTCCCTCCGAGCCATTCTCCGATGGTTGCGCCGATCACGCAGTACACTACCGTCAGCTTCAGCCCCGAGAAAAAGGAGGGGAGCGCCAGCGGAACGCCGATTTTAAGCAGCAGCTGCCTGCGGCTTGCGCCCATCGTCAGCAGCAGCTCTTGATAGGCGCCGCGGCTTTTGCCCAGACCGTCGTAGACACCGACGACCACCGGAAAGAACGCCGTCAGGAAGACGACGGCAACCTTGCTCCACAGGGAATACCCGAACCACATAATAAAAATGGGGGAGAGCGCGATCAATGGAATCGTCTGGCTGATGATAATCAATGGATAGAGCGCCTTCTCCAGCGTCCGGGACAGATGCATGCCGATTCCGAGCAAAATGCCGCCTGCCACCGACATCATACAGCCGATAGCAACTTCCTCAAGAGTAGCGGGCAGATGGGTGCCGAGCAGCAGCCCTGCGTTTCGGACGAGCGCCGTCCAGATCGAAGAAGGAGCGGGCAGGATAAAGGACGGAACAAGTTCCAAGCGAACGGCGGCTTCCCATATGGCGAGAACGGGCAGCAATAGGAGAAGGAAAGCGCCTGAGCGGTGAATCAATTCATTAAACGGCGCGCGTTTCATATAGCCTCCGCTCCAGCTCGGCCCGTAAGGATACAAAGCCGGGTTCAAAGTTCATCTGCATGCTCCGGGGCCTTGGCAGCCCGACGTTCATCTCCTGAAGGGCGCCGCCGCTTCCGGCAGGCATCAGAAAGATGCGGTCGCTGAGCAGAACCGCTTCCTCCAGGTCATGCGTGATGAACATCACCGTCCGCTTAAGGTTCCCCCACAGCTCCAGCAGCCAACGGTGCATGTCCCGCTTGGTCATCGCGTCGAGCGCGCCGAACGGTTCATCAAGCAGCATCAATTCGCCACCGTTCATCAGCGTGCGGACAAAGGCGGCCCGCTGCCGCATCCCGCCGGACAGCTCATGCGGATAAGCAAGCTCATAACCGGCGAGACCGACACGCTTCAGCATGTCACGCGCCTCGGCCTTGGTGCCGCTGGAGGCTCGGCCTTTAATCTCAAGCGGCAGCACGCAGTTGTCCAGCACGGTCCGCCAGGGCAGCAGAAGATCCTGCTGAGGCATGTAGGCGATATGGCCAAGCCGGTTGGCGCCTGAGCCGGAGTCGGTGCCGCGAAGCCGGATGTCTCCCGCCGACTGCTCCAGCAGTCCGGCTATCACTTTCAGCAGCGTGCTCTTGCCGCAGCCGCTGGCGCCGACGATGCTGACGAATTCGCCTTTGCGAACTGTCAATGACAGATCCGAAAATACGGGCTTCTGCTGCGGAAACGAAAAAGAAAGGCGCTTAAGAGTTAAAAGTTCTTCGATAGCGGGTCAACCCTCCTTTAAATGAACAAAGACCCGTCCATTTCCTTTAGAGAAATGAACGGGCCTTTAGAAATCCGCCGAACATCAGCACTAGCTGTCCGGCTTCAGTCAAGTAAAAGCTCAGGTTCCACTTCCCTCCGCTGGTATGATCCAGATCAGGTTCCAAGGGTCCGAAGCTCGCGGCTCCGTCTCAGTCAGGTGACTCCCCTAGTGAAATTGCGGTCTTGTATTCGGTTATTATTGGTTCTAACTATACCATATCCCTTGAGGTCCCTCAATGAATCGTTTGGGTCCAAGCAAGCTTACAATACAAGGGTACAATACAAGGGCCGTTCCAGGCATTAGGTCATCCAATGGCTGGGAACCGTTAACGAGGGCGGCAGCTTCGTATGAATATCGCCCTTAGCCGAGTTGATTTGTGCTTGCGTAAGAAAAATACTTCCCGTGAGATCTGCGCCGCTTAAGTCAGCATCCCTGAAATCGGCGCCAATCAGGTCGGCCTGTCGCATGTCTGCATTTCGGAGGTCGGCTGCGATCAGCAGAGCGCCTCTCAAATTGGCGCCACTAAGATCGGCTCCCCGCAAATTGGCCCCGATGTAGTCGCTTCTCTTGCTCATTTTGGGTTTTGCCTTTTGGTGATTATGATGCCGCGGCGGAACTTTGGCCCGCACCCGTTCACTTGTCTGAAGCAGGAGATCATTAACGACCGCCCGATGGACGGGGACGTTTAGCTTTAAAATCGATTCCGGGTCAAGCTTTGTGAGATTTTCGGTTGATTCCAGAGCAGCCCGCAAATCGGTATGTATCGGTCCGGTCTCTTGCCTCTCCAATGCTTCATTCAAATAGCACAGCATCTCATGCAGCTGCTGCATAATCGGAAAGACCTCGAACATTTCCTGGGCCGACCCCGGATTTTTTCGCCAATCGTTACCTTTATAAGTAATTTGGGATACTTTCTGCCCCGCGCCAAAGCATTCATAGACGGTACAGCCCTTATAGCCTTTTGCTCTGAGATCTTTATGGATACCGCAGCGGTAGTCGGCCTGCAAGTTGGGGCAGGGGATGCCTCCGGCTTTATCGGCTGCAAAATCGGCAGATTTGGCGTAAGGCAAAGCTGCGCAGCATAAACCGAAGCATTGTGCGCAATCGGCTTTTAATTGATTGGACATTGCCTACACTTCCTTTATATGAAAACTACTTCAATAGTTTAATAAGGAATGCTTCAGGAGTAAACCGCTTTTCATGATTTCGTCTGCGCAGGCAAAAAAGAAACGCACGGATGCCGTCCGTACAGGAGGCAAGTGCGTTTCTCTAAACAGTTTAGCGATTGCCGTGAACTTTCAGATACTCCAAGGCGTTATACAGCATGACAGCCGCTTCAGCCCGGGTCAGCTTGCTCTCCGGATGAAACTTCCCGTCTTTGTCGAGCGCGGTGATCTTGTACGCGAGGGAGCGTTGAATGCCGCCCTGGTAAGAAGGGTCAATCTGGTCTTCGTCCGCGATTTTCGCCGGAGCCAGCTTGATCATCGGCAGATTGCCGGCTTTTTCAAGGCCTTGTACGAGCAGGGCGGTGAACTGCTGTTTGGTCATCGGCTCCTTGGGATCGATATCCGTCGGGACTTCGATACCGTTATAATGCGCGTTGATAAAAGCTTCGGCATACCAGGCATCGTTCTTGACTTTGGTGAAAATATCGCTGGCAACGGGAGCCTTAATGAAGTCTATAGCAGCGAGACTGAGCTGCAGGCCTCCCGCAATAAACTGAATACCTTGAGCTGCGCTCAAGGAGGAACCCGGCAAGAACTTCGAGCCGTCTATTCCTTTTATAAGCCCGCGGTCTTTCAGGCTCTCGATTTTCTCCTTACCCTGAACGGAACCAAGATCAGTGAATCCGCTTCCGGCGGCAAAGACTGCGCTTCCTGCTGACAGCATCATTAATGCGCTGATCGAAACGGCTGCCAGCGCTTTTTTGGTAAATGTCATATAGCTGCACCTCCAACTAGTACGGTTTACGAAACCGTCACATTCTAAACGGAGGACAGGCCGGAAAGGTTGCGGGAGACAACCGGATGCAGTCTGTCATTCCACTCCCTTGAACAAAAGATTGCGGTAAGGATAAGGGGAGTCGCTGGTTTTGAACAGCAGAGCAATTCCGGACTCTTCAATGCGTACCGATTTAAGGGCAGGACTGCGAACAAGCCCGCGTACCATGGCCGAGACCGATTGGCGGTCATTCCTGCGAATACCCCGTGCCAGAGCGTCGGCGAAGTTCCGGTTAAAGGCCAGCTCGCGGTACAGCGGCAGCACGGCGAGGGCGATCCGGCGGTGCACCTTTGTGCTGAACGTAAACTGTACAAGTCCCGGCGGGATGGTAGTGCCGTTCGTGTACACAGCTATGGGAGGCGGAAAAGTAAAGTCCACAAAATACCCAATGGCGTTCGTTCCGTATCCCTGCCGTGCGGCCAGCGGCGCAGCCTGCTTTAACAGTTTGCCCATCAGCCCAAGGTCGGCTGTGACAACTGCGTGGGTCCAGGCCTTCGCATAGCTCCGGCTCATGGCTATGGTTCGGTAGAACGGCAGCATGCCCCTCGCCACTTTGCGCAGAACATCTGCCGTAACGGCTGCGTCATTTTTTTTCGTTGACTTCATCACCCGGTCATCTCCTTAACAGAACGCTGTCTGCTATAAGGTATGGACTCAGGGCATTCATCCGTATGGGCTTTTTGCTTAAACGAGCGGAATAAATATTTGCATTCTCATACTGCCCGGAAATCTGGAGTTAACCACATCGGTTACTTCAAAATCGGGTCCATCCCTGCGAACATACTTGGACTCTGGCAGCCATACGCCGTAAATGAAATCCCGTTTGTTCTGAATGTGCTCCGCGGGACCGGAGGCATTGAACTTGGCGTATTTCCCTTCCGGCAGATCGATGCTGACATAGGGTTGATTTGGCGATTCCCCGGTTTCTCCGGATTCTTCCCCCACAATAAAAGAGAATCCCCCGTCGTCCTGAAAGCGGCAGGAAACCCCGTAAGCCATTCCTGGCGCAGTTCTGTGCGGGATATGCATAAAATGTCCGTTTCTGCCGAAATCGTCGTAAAAGCCGGGGATCTCCCGGTAATGGCGGCCGCCATCCAAATGTGTCCTATACTCGCAGCCGATTATCCGTATACGGTCCAATTGAACAATTGCCGGTTTGTCCATCTCGAATTCTCCGGTTTCTTTTTCCGGATGATGAAGAAAGCTGATCGGTGACTGTCCGATATATCCCCGATTCTCTTTGCGAAATTTCCCGGGCGTTATCCCGGTATAGCTCTCAAAGGCGCGCGTAAAAGCTTCCTGCGAATGATACTGATAGGCTACGGCAATGGAGAGAATGCTTTCATCCGAATCCAACAGATGCTTTGAAGCTTCGGTAAGCCTGCGTTTGCGGATGTACTCCTGAACGGTAAAACCTGAAATGGCGAGAAACAGACGCTGAAAATGAAATGGAGAGAAGGAGGCGGAAGAAGCGATTTCCTGAATGGCGAGGTCCTCCTGCAGATGATGCTCGATATAATCCACGGCCTTTTGAATTTGCAAATAATACTGCATGGGCTGAATTTCCTTTCCGGGGGCTATATAAAATGAACTTGAGATTTTCCCATTTGGGTATGGTCTATAACTACGAGGAATGTTTGGACTTACGGCCGCTGTTGTCTCCAGATTTCTTGATTGTACCGTTCTTCACGGATGAAATCCGGAGACAGCCTATGCTTTCGAAGCGAGCTTTCCTCCGGAAAGCTTTCGGGCGATCGCTATCGCTCCTACAGTTCCAAACTTCCCCTTCGTTACTCTCACCCTGATGTCATTTTTTTAAGTTCATTTTATATATAGTGTAATTTCAGGATCAATTATAACCGGAGGGCTTACGGGATGATTGATTTAAAATGCGCAGCTGATGGGGGAGAGTAACGGCGGCTTGCCTCTTTCCTTTTTGCGATGCATTTGGTATGCTCTTATTATAATAATTCTAATCTAGACAATCTTACGATTAAACTTCCGGCAGCATAAATGATAAAGACCGGGGAGGGAGGAATGATCATGAATCCTATGGATACAATTGCCCAGCAATTTACCGCCCACAACTACAAGTTGACCTCGCAGCGCGAAGCCATTGTTAAGGTTCTGCTTGATAACGAGAAGGACCATTTGAGCGTAGAAGAGGTGTATATGCTCGTCAAGGGAAGCTTTCCTCAGCTCGGCCTGGCCACAGTGTACCGAACGCTGGAGCTGCTGTGCGAGCTTCATATCGTTGAGAAAATGAACTTCGGCGACGGCGTATCCCGTTACGATCTGCGCAGCGAAGGACATGATCATATGCACCATCATCTGATCTGCCAATCCTGCGGCAAAGTGGCCGAAATCAAGGATGATTGGCTGGAAGAGCTGGAGAAGAGACTCGAGAAGGAATACGGATTTGCCGTAACCGACCATCGTCTCGATTTCAAAGGGAATTACCGGATCTGCAAGGGCAGCGGCTGCAAGCGAGAGAAGGACGGCCAGCCGATATCGTAAGCGGGCCATAGCGAAAGAAGTTATCTTACAAATTGATAATTGGAAAAAAAGGGAGTGTCCTGCCGAAAGCGGCGGGGCGCTCCCTTTTTGGGTTTGAGCTTAGCATTAACCGTCGGCTC encodes:
- a CDS encoding DUF2252 domain-containing protein, producing the protein MIDHNITEGVIRTRTKLRKQALISIFNEFDGEIMKLDDGKRTEKYAKMRLSPFSFFRGSAYLFYFDATRQYFPYHSSPERPTWIQGDLHFENFGAFRNEDGNLVYDVNDFDEGYVGSYLYDLLRMSVSIILVCRELGYTREDQLDGVETYVKAYYRQIQAFCDGKDDPGKFMIDEDSAKGPVKKLLRKLEKRKAAHFLEKVTAFMQNDRIFLETSELQVPGRAEQERLEQAWPFYLETLNSRRSEPEHYDIKDIAVKEGSGTASIGLARYYILIEGGEKKDTDSTVLEAKEVRVPIPAYFMPYSESFWHYFGHQGKRVTATQQAMHHKADPFLGFFTMDERHFYVRERSPYKKRLKLDNFDSIPDMERTLTIMAKLTAKMHARADADVNQGVLPYHSENEIARAMGPDPDLPARHISHWALAYADQVEADFGLFTEWTEPGEPS
- a CDS encoding copper amine oxidase N-terminal domain-containing protein, which encodes MKKSWIILLTCMLATSLMAGSALAKSDHSSGNGQSQKNDASNKGQYDKAEERSESKESKKKSVTDATYQETATTSTYKGHNGYKGLLKAIENVEDKPAGAVLAELLLTNYSTELTPEMKARLEAIKDKDAALTAVAEMLEQSGSVTDAVYVHQEAIKANVKNLDSYKKLGKLYDKLGKKGIRLYVNGEQPDAGSAPVLQGGTTLVPFRAIAEELGAKVTWNKQKQSVTITRGGIAVKLVIGSKTAYVNGKKVALQTAPAVVNGTTVVPVRFVSESLKATVKWEAESRSVVIYEE
- the thiE gene encoding thiamine phosphate synthase, with amino-acid sequence MSERNPLSGSPLSGDERLDSEYVRSLLKVYFIMGSVNCRRPAAEVLEEAIAGGVTIFQFREKGTGALTGAAKLDLARELQGICRAHGVPFIVNDDIDLAIALDADGVHVGQDDEPARILREQLGSDKIIGVSAHTPEEVRQAIADGADYLGIGPVYPTSSKDDARPVQGTVLIENLRREGISIPIVGIGGITVSNASPVLAAGADGISVISTIASASSPRLAAAELASRSVEEG
- the thiD gene encoding bifunctional hydroxymethylpyrimidine kinase/phosphomethylpyrimidine kinase, whose translation is MNIYKALTIAGSDSGGGAGIQADLKTFQELGVYGMSALTAVTAQNTLGVQGVYPLEPAAVAQQLDSVGEDLTPDAVKTGMLFSSDIIRTVADKIRQYGWNNLVIDPVMVAKGGSSLLLREAVQSLIDHLLPLALVTTPNIPEAEILADMSIANLQDCEEAAKRIRQMGSQSVVIKGGHGSENGIVTDVLYDGREFVYMESPRIDTRHTHGTGCTYSAALTAELAKGHSAAEAVRTAKAFIRAAIEDGLGIGSGHGPTNHFAYGRRLRAEGSERQ
- the thiM gene encoding hydroxyethylthiazole kinase, with product MSFITKLRDNNPLIHNITNIVVTNFTANGLLALGASPFMADSHEEVADVAAMSGAVLINIGTLNDHSIKAMLIAGQSANKHGVPVVLDPVGAGATAFRTEVTHRLVSEMKITALRGNVAEVANVIGEKWSIKGVDAGAGDGDHAVVAVKAAKKLGCIVIVTGKEDIITDGEKTYIAANGDPILTKVTGTGCLLSSVVAAFLAVAGDAPLEAAAEALSFYGVAAEIAAEKTASQGPGSFQIEFLNQLALLTPEEYGKRSKLREA
- a CDS encoding ABC transporter substrate-binding protein, whose product is MKFFTRSKAMLLSALTMLFVTTACGGSSPSGDAAASSAPSQAPIASASPAEPAHKLTLMLDWYPNAVHSFLYAAQEQGYFAKQGLDVEIQMPADTNDALKLVAAGKVDLALSYQPQVLMARGEKIPVKALAAIVRHPLTHLMVPADSSIHSPKDLAGKNIGYSSIPLYEAMVKTMVKADGGDPDKVNFVDVGYDLIPAISTGQTDAIMGAFINHEQLILQKEGHPVNSIDPAKYGVPDYSELVLVASDEGIGTRKDDFGKFLAAMQEGQAYVQEHPDDALAILLKHEDATAPLDKDIEAQSLKVLLPLMDAGDKPFGYQDPASWDKVQQWLSDNGLLPAGIEAGDAFVNL
- a CDS encoding ABC transporter permease — protein: MKRAPFNELIHRSGAFLLLLLPVLAIWEAAVRLELVPSFILPAPSSIWTALVRNAGLLLGTHLPATLEEVAIGCMMSVAGGILLGIGMHLSRTLEKALYPLIIISQTIPLIALSPIFIMWFGYSLWSKVAVVFLTAFFPVVVGVYDGLGKSRGAYQELLLTMGASRRQLLLKIGVPLALPSFFSGLKLTVVYCVIGATIGEWLGGTRGLGYYSRRMAGSLHSAEMFAAIALLSALGIALFLTVRLLEHQILKKRGTY
- a CDS encoding ABC transporter ATP-binding protein, whose amino-acid sequence is MTVRKGEFVSIVGASGCGKSTLLKVIAGLLEQSAGDIRLRGTDSGSGANRLGHIAYMPQQDLLLPWRTVLDNCVLPLEIKGRASSGTKAEARDMLKRVGLAGYELAYPHELSGGMRQRAAFVRTLMNGGELMLLDEPFGALDAMTKRDMHRWLLELWGNLKRTVMFITHDLEEAVLLSDRIFLMPAGSGGALQEMNVGLPRPRSMQMNFEPGFVSLRAELERRLYETRAV
- a CDS encoding pentapeptide repeat-containing protein translates to MSNQLKADCAQCFGLCCAALPYAKSADFAADKAGGIPCPNLQADYRCGIHKDLRAKGYKGCTVYECFGAGQKVSQITYKGNDWRKNPGSAQEMFEVFPIMQQLHEMLCYLNEALERQETGPIHTDLRAALESTENLTKLDPESILKLNVPVHRAVVNDLLLQTSERVRAKVPPRHHNHQKAKPKMSKRSDYIGANLRGADLSGANLRGALLIAADLRNADMRQADLIGADFRDADLSGADLTGSIFLTQAQINSAKGDIHTKLPPSLTVPSHWMT
- a CDS encoding S-layer homology domain-containing protein produces the protein MTFTKKALAAVSISALMMLSAGSAVFAAGSGFTDLGSVQGKEKIESLKDRGLIKGIDGSKFLPGSSLSAAQGIQFIAGGLQLSLAAIDFIKAPVASDIFTKVKNDAWYAEAFINAHYNGIEVPTDIDPKEPMTKQQFTALLVQGLEKAGNLPMIKLAPAKIADEDQIDPSYQGGIQRSLAYKITALDKDGKFHPESKLTRAEAAVMLYNALEYLKVHGNR
- a CDS encoding AraC family transcriptional regulator — its product is MQYYLQIQKAVDYIEHHLQEDLAIQEIASSASFSPFHFQRLFLAISGFTVQEYIRKRRLTEASKHLLDSDESILSIAVAYQYHSQEAFTRAFESYTGITPGKFRKENRGYIGQSPISFLHHPEKETGEFEMDKPAIVQLDRIRIIGCEYRTHLDGGRHYREIPGFYDDFGRNGHFMHIPHRTAPGMAYGVSCRFQDDGGFSFIVGEESGETGESPNQPYVSIDLPEGKYAKFNASGPAEHIQNKRDFIYGVWLPESKYVRRDGPDFEVTDVVNSRFPGSMRMQIFIPLV
- a CDS encoding Fur family transcriptional regulator encodes the protein MNPMDTIAQQFTAHNYKLTSQREAIVKVLLDNEKDHLSVEEVYMLVKGSFPQLGLATVYRTLELLCELHIVEKMNFGDGVSRYDLRSEGHDHMHHHLICQSCGKVAEIKDDWLEELEKRLEKEYGFAVTDHRLDFKGNYRICKGSGCKREKDGQPIS